One genomic window of Acidobacteriota bacterium includes the following:
- a CDS encoding N-6 DNA methylase — MDQAQLNWITDFIWNIADDVLRDVYVRSKYRDVILPMTVLRRLDAVLEPTKAAVLEMKAALDRAQIDNRDAALRSAAGQAFYNTSPFLLRDLKARATQQKLKDDFIAYLDGFSPNVEDILKNFKFRNQIETLAEADAIGVLIEKLLDKDINLSPYATDKLPGLDNHSMGTMFEELVRRFNAENNEEAGEHWTPRDAVRLMANLMFLPVADKIESGTYLLYDCACGTGGMLTVAEETLKKIAADHRKEVETHLYGQEINAETYAICKADLLLKGDGDAADNIVGGAAFSTLSNDAFRSREFDFMLANPPYGKSWSSDLERMGGKAGLRDPRFLINHGGDSEYSLVTRSSDGQLLFLVNMLSKMKHDTPLGSRIAEVHNGSSLFTGDAGQGESNIRRWIIENDWLETIVALPLNMFYNTGIATYVWVLTNRKPAHRQGQVQLIDATQWFKPLRKNMGKKNCELAAADIQRICDTFLTFAETEQSKIFPNAAFGYWKVRVERPLRLHSQLSRKAIEALRFASGDEDIRAELYEQLGEPLFANPAAVRKELETLVNDWGKGEAEEEGDEGGGRKALPDAKKKKLLNEATWRRDAALVETANQLRHELGDGLFEDHNVFREQVEAALKKRNLKPSAADLKIIYNAVSWRDESASPVIRKLHKPGKAEADALHGLYETAVAGKTCVVEYEPDSELRDHEQVPLLEEGGITAFIQREVLPYTPDAWIDEAATKIGYEISFTRHFYKPPALRTLAEIGADILALEKETEGLLSEITKGAAQ, encoded by the coding sequence ATGGATCAAGCTCAACTCAATTGGATTACTGACTTCATCTGGAATATTGCCGACGATGTTTTGCGCGACGTTTATGTGCGCAGCAAGTACCGCGATGTGATTTTGCCGATGACGGTGTTGCGCCGTCTGGACGCCGTGCTGGAACCCACCAAAGCAGCCGTGCTTGAAATGAAAGCCGCGCTCGACCGCGCCCAGATTGACAATCGGGACGCGGCGTTGCGTTCGGCTGCGGGGCAGGCGTTCTATAACACTTCGCCATTTTTGCTGCGCGACTTGAAAGCACGGGCGACGCAACAAAAGCTCAAGGATGATTTCATCGCCTACCTTGATGGATTCTCGCCCAACGTCGAAGACATCCTGAAAAACTTCAAGTTCCGCAACCAGATCGAAACGCTCGCCGAAGCAGATGCTATCGGTGTGCTGATCGAAAAGCTGCTCGACAAAGACATCAATCTCAGCCCTTACGCGACCGACAAATTACCCGGACTCGACAATCATTCGATGGGGACGATGTTTGAAGAATTGGTGCGCCGCTTCAATGCCGAAAACAACGAAGAGGCGGGCGAACACTGGACGCCGCGCGATGCTGTGCGGCTGATGGCGAACCTGATGTTTTTGCCGGTAGCCGACAAAATCGAATCGGGCACGTATTTGCTTTACGACTGTGCATGCGGCACGGGCGGCATGCTCACCGTCGCCGAAGAAACGCTCAAGAAAATCGCGGCTGACCACCGCAAGGAAGTTGAAACTCATCTTTACGGGCAGGAAATCAACGCGGAGACTTATGCGATTTGCAAAGCCGATTTGTTGCTCAAAGGCGATGGCGATGCCGCCGACAACATCGTCGGGGGCGCGGCCTTTTCGACGCTCTCGAACGATGCCTTTCGCTCGCGTGAATTCGATTTCATGCTGGCGAATCCGCCTTATGGCAAAAGCTGGTCGAGCGATCTTGAACGCATGGGCGGCAAGGCAGGACTCAGAGACCCGCGCTTTTTGATCAACCACGGCGGCGACAGCGAATACTCGCTGGTCACACGTTCGAGCGACGGGCAGTTGCTCTTTCTGGTGAACATGCTCAGCAAGATGAAACACGACACGCCGCTAGGGAGCCGCATTGCCGAAGTCCACAACGGTTCGTCACTTTTCACAGGCGATGCCGGGCAGGGCGAAAGCAACATCCGCCGCTGGATCATCGAAAACGACTGGCTCGAAACCATTGTCGCGCTGCCGCTGAATATGTTTTACAACACAGGCATTGCGACGTATGTCTGGGTGCTGACCAATCGCAAGCCCGCCCATCGTCAGGGCCAGGTGCAATTGATTGACGCGACGCAATGGTTCAAGCCGCTGCGCAAAAACATGGGCAAGAAAAATTGCGAACTGGCCGCCGCAGACATTCAGCGCATTTGCGACACCTTTCTCACCTTTGCCGAAACCGAGCAATCCAAAATCTTTCCCAACGCTGCGTTCGGTTATTGGAAAGTCAGAGTCGAACGCCCGCTGCGGTTGCACAGCCAGTTGAGCCGCAAAGCCATCGAGGCTTTGCGCTTTGCTTCCGGCGACGAAGACATTCGCGCTGAGCTTTATGAACAACTGGGCGAGCCGCTGTTTGCCAACCCGGCTGCCGTGCGCAAAGAACTGGAAACGCTCGTCAACGATTGGGGCAAGGGCGAAGCGGAAGAGGAAGGCGACGAAGGCGGCGGCAGGAAAGCACTGCCCGATGCCAAAAAGAAAAAGCTCTTGAATGAAGCCACATGGCGGCGCGATGCCGCGCTGGTTGAGACGGCGAACCAGTTGCGGCACGAACTCGGCGACGGTTTATTCGAAGACCACAACGTCTTTCGTGAACAGGTCGAAGCCGCGCTCAAAAAGCGCAACCTCAAACCGAGCGCCGCCGATTTGAAGATCATTTACAACGCGGTGAGCTGGCGTGATGAAAGTGCGTCGCCCGTCATCAGGAAATTGCACAAGCCCGGCAAAGCCGAAGCCGATGCGTTGCACGGGCTTTATGAAACCGCAGTCGCGGGCAAAACTTGCGTAGTCGAATACGAACCCGACAGCGAATTGCGCGACCACGAACAGGTTCCGCTGCTGGAAGAGGGTGGCATTACAGCCTTCATTCAACGCGAAGTGTTGCCTTACACGCCCGATGCGTGGATTGACGAAGCGGCGACCAAAATCGGCTACGAAATTTCCTTCACGCGACACTTTTACAAACCGCCCGCCTTGCGCACGCTCGCCGAAATCGGCGCTGATATTCTGGCGTTAGAGAAAGAAACCGAAGGGTTGCTGAGCGAAATCACGAAAGGGGCTGCCCAATGA